From the Kogia breviceps isolate mKogBre1 chromosome 10, mKogBre1 haplotype 1, whole genome shotgun sequence genome, the window TTGTTGTgactttttctgttcttcatttggtCCATCTTAAAATCTTGTCTCCAGAGCAGTCGTATTGTCGTTTTTACACGTAACTTAGATTGAAGTCTGGAAAGGATAACATGACTTGCCTGAGACCAGCCCCACCGATGGGTGCAGGGTAGGCATTGGAGCCAGAGTGGCCGAGTGTGGCCAGCTTGTGCTTTTGCCTCTGTACTCCTGCTGACTCCTCCCCTTCTGCCCCTACTCCCTGGTTTGGTTTCTATTTCTGAGGGAACGTTGCCAAACATGAATCTGGCCTTCAGGGAGCTTATGATCCAGTATGAGAAGTAGTCCTCGACAGTTCATGTTAATCAGAACAGAAGAGCTGCTAAATGGAGGAAAGCGTTGCTGAGGAGTGTGGAAGAGAAAGTTAATTCTGACTCTAAAAATGAGTTTGTAAACTACATGAAAAGCTGGCGTTTAAAGTGTGTAAGACCAGTAAATTACGAAAGATTGGGTAATTGGGGGTAACAAGTAGAGCAATACGACGGACGGTGCAACGCAAAGTAAACCCAGAGTTGTAGTTCGAGGCCTCATTGTGAGGGCTGTGGGGTTCAGAGTGTggtttcttattttactttagtgaaacctttctttttctttttctttcttttttttttaagcagaggacAGCTATTGAAGGTTTTCGTTGATGTGTTTGGGGAAAGGGATGAGGATATATGGTAAGATTTATTCATTTGGGGGGGAAGACAAGTGACAGCAGTAGCCAGCAATAAGGCATTCTCTGCAATATTACCgataataaaaatttgaaaacaatccAGGAATCCAGCTCTAGGAGAATGGTTATGAAATTATGTACATCAGCACATTTGGAACATTATTTATGTAGCCATTGAAAGTGATCGCTTTGAAGACTATGGAACCTTAGGGTGAATGTGAAGTGGTATGTGTCCCGTGATTGCAGCTGCATGAGGTGTTGTCTGCTTAGGCTGCgcaaaggaaagagaatgaaCTCTCCAGCCAGATGGACTTTATTGAAACCCTGACTCTGCCGTTACAAACCTGGTGACCTTGGTTCTTTATCTGTAAACGGAGGAGGAAATGACTTACCTGTCTTAGAAGATATAATGATTAGATGAGAAAGTAACTGGAAAGTTTTTGAGTGCCTGTGATAGGATTGtggataatttatttttccaaataattttctaGAATTGTCATTTTACCCCCAGAGTCAGCAGTTGTgagtccttttctttcctctttctttctctcttttctccctctcccaccttttttctccctccctccctctctccttcctgtctgtctttcctccctccttccctccctcccctcctctcccccagcctctctctctctctcccccttccttcctcccttcctcccttcctccttccctccttccctcactcccttcctccttccctccctccctccctccctccctccctccctcccttcctccttccttccctccctccctccctcccttccttccttcctccctccttcgctccctcccttccccttcctaaAAGCACGCGCATCTCCGTGAGTGACCTGACATAGATGCACACGAACACAGTCAAGGAATGGAACATTGGCAGCATCCCCAGGGAGTTGCTGTTGTTTTCGTTTAATGCGTTTTTTAAAGGAGGTTATTGGTGATCTTAGAAGTAACGGTTTCATTTGAGGGTGAAGGCAAAAGTCAGAGTTCAAGGAGATAAGTAGTGAATGGAAAGTAGCCGGTGAGGAAGTGGAAAGCTGAGACTACCTCTGGTTGCTTCCTTTAACGTTTAGGAGGTAACCTTTGAATCTGTATCCATAAAATGTTAATCTCCCCGTATACTTCACATGGTCATTTTGACCTAGATGTAAGTGTGAAAGGGCCCTGAACAGTGAAAATCGCTATCCGAGTTCAGTATACTATTTGAACTGAACAGATGGCCGAAAAGAGCAGCCGTCTTCCAGGGGAAATATTCTCTTTTGGTTTCCTGAGGGTCATGTAGATTGTATACTTGTTGTTTATAATTGATCAGTCTCCCCATTAGTGAtaccttccattttcttttaaatttctcaaaatgCTTCGTTTAGTTGCACATCaagaacatttaaattaattagcaATTTCTTATAATCTGAGCCTTCAGATTGCTGTTACAGTAAGGGAAACTTAAAAAGTAGGATTGTTTTTCAGGTGATTACCTGAAACCCATACTTTATTATTAGACTTTTATAATCAGTAACCTCACTCTAAATGACTCCAAAATTGATGAATGTGCAATCCATGGCAAGGAAATCACCATCACATCCACACCTAGTTAATGAGATAACTATTTATATTAGATCACGTATCACTTAAACCAGGATAGAACTCATTTGGTGGTTCTAGCTGTATCAACATGAATTCAGTGTTCACTATAACTGTTTCTTACTTTTGTTGTTACAGAAGTTGGGTTTATTTAAGCATGTTCATTCACCTTGCTAAATAAGGTCTGAGTAGTCTTGATCAAAATTAATGTGGTATTATTagcatttccattttctctttttgtacatATGTAATTATAATACAGAGGCATCATTACTAATTTTTGCAATGTTATTACCAGTTTCATAGCATCAAGCGTCtattatcaaatgtaaattatgaggcttccctggtggcgcagtggttgagagtccgcctgccgatacgggggacgcgggttcgtgccccggtccgggaagatcccacatgctgtggagcgtctgggccagtgagccgtggcctctgagcctgcacatccggagcctgtgctccgcaacaggagaggccacaacagtgagaggcccaagtaccgaaaaaaaaaaaaaaaaaaaaaaagtaaattatgtaACTCTTATTTTCCTGACTCATTTGTAGGTAATTTAATATCTTAAGGGTATTTGAAAAGTTTGGGATTTAGCGATTACTTAGAATTTACAGTCgtgatggtatttgtttttaaaatttatctgaagaactttttttctttttaagattccagtTCTTCAGACGAACAATGGTCCAAGTCTAACAGGATTGACTACCATAGCAGCTCACCTAGTCCAGCAGGCCAACAAGGAATATTTGCTGGGGAGCACCGCAGAGGAAAAAGCAGTGGTTCAGCAGTGGTTAGAATACAGGGTAACTCAAGTAGATGGACACGCCAATAAAGACGAAATCCGCACTGTTCTGAAGGTATCGCCACGTCTCTTGATAGGTTGAAATGTGTGAACTCTTAATAACAGGGATGACTCTTCCCTGAGATTCAGTTACTGAAGTTGTTGGCTTTCTTTACTTGTTTCCTTCTGCTTCGTGTTAGTTTGTACCTGTTATTACCTTTGCCTGGAGCAGTCTCTGCCAGCCCCTCAGCTCAGACACCCCTTCCTCAGCTCGTTGTCCTTGGCAACTCTGTCTCAGACAGATGCACTTCCTTGTTCTAAATGCTTTTATTTCCTAACACAGCACCCTGTGCTTTTCCTTTGCAGCACTAATCATTAGTCAATAATAATAGctttgtatgattttttaatatGATGGCTTGATATTCATTTCCCCCACTCAGCAGTCCTGATTCCCTAAGCAATAAAGTACTTTCTTAAAGCCAACGGGGAATCAAAATTTGGGGGATTGTAGTTTGTAAAAAACTGTCCATTTGATCTGAGAAAGCCCACATTTCCTGCCTTTGAGACTGATTGTTATGggatttgaattttctttctaaagaagTCAAGTTAGAATTAAAGAATCtattgatataaaatataaaccaaatatGGCTCCAGAATCACTAAGAataaaaaatctttataaataaaattatttttgttaattatataaaaataaagcattgttttggggggttttttggtgtttttttttttttaagcttaaaatTTGAAGGAACCTTAGAGATTACCCAGACAACCACATGTCATTGTAGGAATCCCTTCTGTTTCCTAATTTTATTCCAATTATAATATAACTTGGTAATATAAGTTGTACAAGAAGATCTTATGGTACTGAAAGTTTTTCATTTATCCTTCTGGGAGAAATGGTTTAAACTGTATTCCTGACAGATACCATCAATAGAACTGGTAGAAAATACATTTCAGGTCTCTTTCCTTTATAGGTCTGTCCTGATCAACTACTCTTTTTTAATACCCACGAGTGGCAGCATTCCCAAAGAGAGGCAAGCGTGTCTTCCCTCTAAGTGAGTGGGAGCTTTCAGGCAAATAAACAGTAAATACAACTCTCTCTTACagttttccaaaagaaagcaTTAGTAGTAAAGTACttaattctgaaatatttcattgaaATGGGGTGTATAAGTTCAAAAGTTGTATTCAGAGATTCGGTATGAGGAGCTTAGAAGTATAAAACATTGTGTCTGGGATATGTCAGTACTATTATCTGAAATCTCAACTGGGAGAATCCAGCCGGCGATACGACCATCTTTGAAATGTACAAGGCACTGGATGACGTGGGTTGTCGCCCTTGCTCTGCCACTGTTTGCTCACCTGTCCCCACCTACAGTGATGAGTAGGATACGGTCCTAAGGGCTGATGATACAGTGACCCACTAGGCACAGCCCCTGCCCTTATAGAACTCAGaccagtgggggagacagatgtTTGTGTGATTTGGGGCCAGATgagaaagggttgtttactgttttactttgctttttgcTATTTCAtgatagtgtttttattttaaaggcaatATCCGTTGTAGAACTTTAAGAAATATAagtaagcagggcttccctggtggcgcagtggttgcgagtccgcctgccgatgatgCGGGTTCGCGctcgggtccgggaggatcccacgtgccgcggagcggctgggcccgtgagccgtggccgctgagcctgcgcgtccggagcctgtgctccgcaacgggagaggccgcagcagtgagaggcccgcgtaccgcaaaaaaaaaaaaaaaaagaaatataagtaagaaaataagagaaatttcAAACATTTGTAGTCCCACCATCAAGCGAGAACTGTTAACAACACTTACATTTGGTCCTCAGATATTGAATTATTGACTCCCTTTTGTGCTCTtcacatgctttttcttttctcatatatatgtgtgttgtattttaaaaacgGGCCACTCTTGGACActgtaacttgttttttttttttgctcactgACAGTATGTTgggagcatcttttcaagtcTGTAAATACTCGCTTATACGGCCTCTGATAACCTGTTAGTACTCCGTCCTATAGCTGTGCCGAGATTTAGTCTGTCCTCATGTAGTGTTGGATTGTTGCTGAATATTTTCACACATTCCCTTTGGTTTCCTTAGGCAAATCCCTACAAGGGAAATGGTTGGGCCAAAGCTGTGTATGTCTTTAAGGCTGTGTTGCTCCTCTGCCTTCCAGAAAAGTGTACTGACAGTGGCTTCTTCCACAAAACCCTTGCTGCCCTGGATGTTACCCCTTTTCCTCCTTTACCACCCCAATTTCATAACCAGAACAAACCAAAAAGTGATCTCTTTGTTGACTTTGCACTTTTTTCCTTGACATTGTTAATGCCGTGGCATTTCTTCATAATGCTTATGAGcgtcttcattattttaaaaaatttgcttacATATattctttgcctgtttttatactgggctatttctgtttttattacttattttttaaaattttgctactAAGGATATTGTGAAAGGATTTCATTTGCTTGCTAAAGTTCCATTTCAGAGTTAAAACCACAATGGCTCATAATTAAGGTATTGTGTAATTTCAGAAAGCAGGCATTATGATACACTAACATTTGGATCTAGATGGAGGATATATAATTGTTTATTATACTGCTTTTTCAATATTATTAGAAGGTTTAATAATAGGTagttaagaggaaaaagaaaaatcaggtagAACTCTATagagggaaatattttttaaagtttgccaATGGCATCAGAaagacttgtttaaaaaaaatgtaatgaacatCAGCCATCAGTTCTGTTCCATGAATATTTTGAATGTGTGAAATTCTGTTTTGAATTTCAGAATTTAATTTCTGAACATTTTGATTTATATCACTAATCAGAAAGATATTACCTATTCATAGTTTTTGAAATTCCATTTCAAAGTCTTTGTAACTAAAGAGTATAAGCTTAAAAGGGTCTTTATAACTAAAATATAGATATGGATtctattttaagaatatatatactatacaaaGCAGTGTTGAATTATTGTTTCAGAccttttttaaaatgcttcctAACACTAATtgtagatatatttattttattcttatgctTTATCAGACTTGTTTCATTTGAAGACATTTGAAGAAAAACCATCTCCATTAAGCAGATTACTATAGAATTTAAGTGGTAGCCTGTAATATACCAGTGTATTTTACCCTCTCTACCCAATTTTGTTTTGATTCTTATGCATTTGCTTCCCTGTTTATGTCCATGTTCCTTTATGTCATCATCTGTACCACCCCTAACAGTCCCATATTCATATACCGTTTTGAAAATTACTGTCTGTAAGTAAAGGCGTGGGCAAACTCAAAGAAATCAGattcaattcagcaaacatttaccgATTACTGAaccactatgtgccaagcatttgGCATATGATTTGAGAATCAAAACAGACTTCTCTCTCTACAGCTTAAGAAATTTTTCTAGAATGAATGCTATTGACCTCTGGGGCAGTGTTTTATAACTAGTCTTTAGAGGAGCCTGTGAGAATATCTGATATTTATAAATCTTTCTCTGAAAGTGAGAtgaatcttttgtctcctttcatGTGAATGTAATTTAATGTAAATTCCTGTGCTGTTAAACTACATGTTAATTTCAAGAGGGAcccaaaatatgtatatattttcttttgtctagattttttcttttctcaggaaactaattgattttatttatgcTGGTCTATCAGACAATACTTCTGATTTAGATTAGggtcctttaaattttttatttaattttttaacatgtacttaaatttttttttccttcaaaagtgCCTCTCAGCTGTTTAGGGAGCTCAGTgcttaaccttttaaaaattgatggtCATTGTCTGAGGAACAAATGACAGAGAACTTTCTGTAGCTTTAAATTGTGGTTAAAATTGGAGTCTTAGAAAAACTAGATATCCAATTGCAAACGAATGAAACTGGACTGTTACCTtacacaatatttaaaaattaactcaaaatggatcaaagtccTAAACATAAGATCAAAAACTGTAGAACTCTTAGAAGGAAACCTAGGGGGAAGACTTCATGTCATTTGATTTGGCACCGATTTCTTGGGTAtaacaccaaaaacacaggcatcaaaagtaaaaatagataaattggccTTCCTCAAAATGTGAGGCTTCTTTGCATCAATagacacaatcaacagagtgagaAGGCAACcctggaatgggagaaaaatatttgcaaatcatatatctggtaatatccagaatatatgaagaactacaactcaacaagaacaaaaaactaAGAACCcagttaaaaatgaacaaaggactcaggtagacatttctccagagaagatataggaagctaataaacatatgaaaagatgctcaacatcactaatcattagggaaatgtaaatcaaaaccacaatgagataccacctcatatcCATTAGGTTGACTGCTACCAAAAATAAACACCAGAAtagcaagtattggtgaggatgtgcagAAATTGGAAAAGTTgcacactgttggcgggaatgtaaaacggtgcagctgctgtgaaaaacagtatatgGCGATTCATCAGAagagttaaaataaaatcatatttaccgtatgatccagtaattccacttacGGAAATACACCCCAAAGAATTTACGCtaggtctcaaagagatatttggacACCCGTGTTCATGCCAGTGTTAGTCACAGTAGCAGTTAGGTGGGATCAACCCAAGTGTCCGCTGACCGCTGAATGGATGGAGGGAATGTGGTCTGTACGTACAATGGAGTGTTACTCGGCCttcaggaaattctgacacattttacaacatggatgaaccttgaggatatcaTGCtccgtgaaataagccagtcacaagaggACAAATAGTATATGATTCTACTGATATACACAACATATAAaatgtcaaattcatagaaacagaaagcagaatggtgattgccagggcctgggggatgCGGGAAAGGGGGAGTTGTTTAATAAGTACAGAGCGTTAGTTTTCtgagatgaaaaaattctgaaaattgcATCACAGTGTGAATACCCTTAACGCTTACTGCATCATGCACCTAAAAATGGTTACGGTggtaaattaaaatttgattaaTTTTGCGTGTTACGTGTATTTACCTCaattaaagagttaaaaatatacatatgttaaaatacaacaataattataataattattaacaaCATTACTATAATTAATAttgattatatattaataaataatttataagatCAATATTATAATAGTATTGATATATTCATTAATATAGTTGATATTGATTATAATTAttgtaattaataattataatattatagttattacaattataataaattataattttcttaaaacataggaattgttgggcttccctggtggcgcagtggttgagagtccgcctgccaatgcaggggacacgggtttgatccctggtccgggaagatcccacgtgccgcagagcaactaagcctgtgtgccacaactactgatcctgcgctctagagcccgttagccacaactactgagcccgtgtgccacaactactaaagctggcgcgcctagagcccgtgctccgcaacctcaatgagaagcccatgcaccacaactagagaaagcgcacacGAAGCAAtgatgacccaacgcagccaaaaataaataaataaaataaataaatgtaaaaaaaaataggaattgtTGAGgagctttttatattttaatggaaaaaataaatccaaCATGAGCATGATTTACAaaatgcccccccccaaaaaaaattggAGTCTTTGAAAGGATCAGAGATGGCTGTAAATAtcattttctaatgttttcttatttctttaaaataaggctaataatatttatcatattttttaaaatgagttgatTGTTATGTGATTTGTGATTTTGAATGAATTCAAATCTATTATTGTCAaagattaaatttattaaattaaatgtcAGTATTGTGTTTTCTAATAGCCTTCTAAATGTTTCAAGTCAAATGTATAGTTAACtttattgttactgttttttaaattaatatttttaaattttttccctagGATCTTAATTCATATCTTGAAGATAAAGTCTACCTTACAGGATATAACTTCACATTAGCAGATATCCTCTTATACTATGGACTTCATCGCTTTATTGTGAGTATTTGAatagtttttggtgtttttgtctGTGATGTTCAGAATGACTTGTTTTGTCTTGAATTTAAATCGAATTTGAATTTTCAACTTATCACatgaaaatgaaaggaattaTGTTTATACAAGGTACCTTATGCAAATATTCCTTCCATGGTTCCATCACACATAGGAGCTTCCTGTTCCTTGACCTGCTTGATTCCCGttcttgttcctgttcttcttTGGGGCTCCTTCTCTTGCCACCCTTTGTACTCGCTTGTCATCCTCACCTGGACCCCACCGTCCCCTTTCTGCTCCAGCTCTACACCTCGATTTCAGTACCGCACCTTCTGTGCCATCTCTTACCCTAGCTCTTAATCTTACTCCCTAGCTCCATCATTATCCGAAGTAACTcaattccttccctctttccaaaCCTGGGCACTTTCCTCCCCATCCAGCCTAGATCCCCTTTGTGTAACTCAAATCCCCAACTCTTGGTCAGTGCAAATACATGCCTTCAGTCCTGTCTCCCCGCTGAGCTATATCAGAGAAATCACACACAGGCTGTCATTAAGAAGATGAGCAATTTCTCccctctaattaaaaaaaaaaaaagatgacaaggAAGTGTAACTCTTGCAAACCAACGTGTATATTTACCTTCTTCCCTCTCTGGCTTATACAGGTCACGCGGTAGGGAAAGGAGATACTCTGAGAAGGAGGGAGCTTGTGTGGAATTTCTTGGCCAGCAGAGTGGCAGGGTCCTCCCGCACAGCTCTTGTGGCACTGGCTGCCAAGCTGTTTCACTGTGAGTCCAGGTACCCACAGGGGCGTATGGTTTTCAAGCAGGTTAGAAGAGTTTCGTTCAATGCCGCGTGTGAAAACTAGACTTCCGAGGAGTTCCCTggcggcctagtggttaggattccaggcttacactgccatggcccgggttcaatccctggtcagggaactaagatcccataagccacgcagctcagccaaaaaaagtagataaaataaaacttaaaaaaaaattaggcttcTGTTAACAACATTCAATGATCTCTGCCTATTTATATTCCCTATTTTGACATGTGTATCCTTTTTATATTCAGTGATTACAGCATTATGATTGAGTATCCCATGGTTattgttttcaaaacaaaattgagtGAAATGATACGTAAATCACTGTTCACCCTCCCTTTGGGTTCATAAAATGAGTCCATAACCAAAGCAGCTCTCCCACCCTGGTCCACATGCAGGCAGATTATGTCAGAGAAGTAAACACCTTCTCAAGGAATGGGCCTCACAGATGAAACCTGTGCTGTGATAGCGTTGCCCTGTAGTGTTAAATGACATTCCTGTTGAGTGAAGTATAAATATACCCAGGTGAGAAAAAAAGTGATTACTAGGTGTGAAGTTCAGGCAGAGCAGACGGGAGGTTCCGATCGGCTTCCTGCTCGTGTTCATCAGACAGTTCTGGCGCTTTGTTTGCCGTGGCAGTGCGTTTATTTTTGTCCTCATACGTTCCTTCATTTACTCGTTCACGTTATTAAGTACTTAATATGTAGTCAGCGCAATCAGCGCAGTATACAAAACAGCAGTCAGGGAACCTTCAAGGCATCAAATAGTCCTGCTGTATTTTGTTTCAGCGTGAGCCCGATTTTCGCGGTGGCTGAGTTACTCCGAGATCTGGTCCATCTTAATTCCCTCTGAGGAGTATTACATTGTTCTTCCTTTGTTAAACTGCCAGTTACTGTGGCCGTTTATTGTCACCCCAGTGACTCATTGCTTGCTTAAAGTGATCTCTTCAGTAGATAGCAGTCCCTATGAACAGACTGTTACTCAAGATTATTAAAATCCTTTGTAAAGTTATGTGCTGCTTGACTATGAGATTGTTATCAACGAGATACATTTGTTTCCAAATTTGGAGCACCAGTGGAGGTGTCATTCTtttaggaagaaaggaaaagtaaaaagagCTGCAGCACAGTCCAGGAACGCTGGCCGTAAAGAATGTCCCAGAGGCAGCATGGTGCCAGCTGGAAAGGTAGCAAACCAGCATTTCACCCTGGTCTGGAATGGGTCACTCAGAGAGTTTCTCACATGTCTTCATGGAAAATTAGTGACTAAGAATGTTATCTGTTTGGCTTTAAAGTTCAAACTAGTGGTAGAGTGCCAATATAAATAAGAAGGAATGATTAGGTAGAAGAGCCAGGCATCACTGTAGACTCACTGGCATTCTGACCAGTAAGAAGCAGGAAATGGTAACTAGAACAATCGCAGTGTGTTTcctgttgtaaaaaaaaaaaagaagaagaagaagaaaatagtcCATTAGAAAGGAATGATGGAAAACcagttttaagtaaaatatttgatgGGGATCCCATCCCaaaagttctaaaaaaaaatgtaagtttgGTGAGGGTaaaatctttctgtttttgtttgtttctctgtttacAGTAGTTCAGAAATAGAATGTCTACCAAAAAAGTAGTGGCGGTAACAAAGCGAGGTCAGTCATAATTTTCTGACTCAAGGGGCAAGCTGCAAAGTTTAAACCAGAAGGTTAAGCATAACCTGATCCTTCTGAAGAAGGGCTGCATTTCTAGCAAAATGTTCTGAGGGAACGTGAACAAATTTACATTGTCTAAAATAGATCATCTAGTTAAAAATTATTGGAATAAATTAGGAATGTTAGAAGAAACTTGAGAAGTTCCTGGAATAACAGTTATTTTGTGCTGTGGTTCTGTTGTAATCCTTACACTAGAGaccaaaaaagtgaaatttttaaGGTGAAGAATATCGATTTTGCCGGGTGTTGTAGTTTGCTGCTGTTGTGATCGGCTGCTGGCAGCATATGCTAGTCCCGGTGACACCAACCGCTGTTCTGAAGGGTAAATAGTAAATAGACACTCTGCCCCTTTCCCCTGTGTCAAAATCTGAGTGAACAACTTGATCCAACAAGCGTCAGTACTTGATTGTTTGGAAATGCTTTCTTGGTGCATTTTAATTCATTCTGAAAAATAACATCTCACAAAACGGCTGAGtagagactttttaaaatgaaagttatgAAATTAGTCAAATTTGTGAGCAGTCAGATTGGATTCATCATGTATTTCAACAGCTGACATGAAATCAAGTTGGAGTAATACTTGCTACTTTTTGCTTTAACTGTCAGTAAAGAGGTTTGTTGAAGtcggttttgaattttatttacgtatgtaaatatgtatgtatgtatttatgtatgaagggagggaaggaaggaggaaggaaggaaggaaaactcaCCCCCATTTCCTGTTAGAGTTGCAGCTATGTTTACTAGcagttgaacttttaaaaaaacttgtattTTCTTTAGAAGTCAGTGGTGAAGTTCACCTATGGTAAagatttagaaaaagaacaacaagtTAGCTGTTTTACAAAATGTGTTTTACCTTTTGAAATATGGACTGATACTCGGTTTATTCCGCAATGGTTGTTTAAGTGCCTTCTATGTACAGCACACAAGATAGTTAGGAATAATATAAATCTTTACATGTGAAACCATGAATTCTCTTTTAATAAAAAGTAACTTTTACactaaaaaaaagacattcttgACCAGTTTTCTTGACtaatgtgttaattttttaatctgcttGCCATGGCCTAACTTTGTTATAGGTGAACAGTTATAGTCACAGGTTTCTGATAACTGGGTGCAACCCTCCACCCCCTTAAACAAGAtgagtatatttttgtaatttgCTGTAGTAGCTTGCTTAAATTTTACATAACAGTAGCATTGAGACC encodes:
- the EEF1E1 gene encoding eukaryotic translation elongation factor 1 epsilon-1 isoform X2, which encodes MAAAAELTLLEKCLGLSKGNKYSAQGERQIPVLQTNNGPSLTGLTTIAAHLVQQANKEYLLGSTAEEKAVVQQWLEYRVTQVDGHANKDEIRTVLKDLNSYLEDKVYLTGYNFTLADILLYYGLHRFICRSAVRKQGTEETGDLFARCILVPLPPGEPFFFFFFFGHAPWRAGS
- the EEF1E1 gene encoding eukaryotic translation elongation factor 1 epsilon-1 isoform X4, yielding MAAAAELTLLEKCLGLSKGNKYSAQGERQIPVLQTNNGPSLTGLTTIAAHLVQQANKEYLLGSTAEEKAVVQQWLEYRVTQVDGHANKDEIRTVLKDLNSYLEDKVYLTGYNFTLADILLYYGLHRFIMNSQQQKELH
- the EEF1E1 gene encoding eukaryotic translation elongation factor 1 epsilon-1 isoform X5, giving the protein MAAAAELTLLEKCLGLSKGNKYSAQGERQIPVLQTNNGPSLTGLTTIAAHLVQQANKEYLLGSTAEEKAVVQQWLEYRVTQVDGHANKDEIRTVLKDLNSYLEDKVYLTGYNFTLADILLYYGLHRFIETSHQSRDN
- the EEF1E1 gene encoding eukaryotic translation elongation factor 1 epsilon-1 isoform X3 gives rise to the protein MAAAAELTLLEKCLGLSKGNKYSAQGERQIPVLQTNNGPSLTGLTTIAAHLVQQANKEYLLGSTAEEKAVVQQWLEYRVTQVDGHANKDEIRTVLKDLNSYLEDKVYLTGYNFTLADILLYYGLHRFICRSAVRKQGTEETGDLFARCILVPLPPDSPQLALGI
- the EEF1E1 gene encoding eukaryotic translation elongation factor 1 epsilon-1 isoform X1; the encoded protein is MAAAAELTLLEKCLGLSKGNKYSAQGERQIPVLQTNNGPSLTGLTTIAAHLVQQANKEYLLGSTAEEKAVVQQWLEYRVTQVDGHANKDEIRTVLKDLNSYLEDKVYLTGYNFTLADILLYYGLHRFIVDLTVQEKEKYLNVSRWFCHIQHYPGIRQHLSSVVFIKNRLYTNSH